A segment of the Babesia microti strain RI chromosome II, complete genome genome:
aaattatttttggtGTTATTTCTTACCAATTGACAAacatacaatatataatgtgaTTGTTTTAATAGTTAATGTTGATTAACAgcaatttacaattttcgTGATAATGTAACACGAGCACAAACCAATcgtattattaattgtttaatttttatacaaaaaattaaccGTGGGAATTCCTCTATTTTACAAGTGCAGccttttttaaattaatataatagattttataattattcacAAAAATTCTTCATCCTTTTCAATCTCTTAAACTTAAACTTCTCTTCCCTTCTTTTCAATTTGTAGTTCAATATCTGAATTGCAATAATATTACTTCTTGGGGTGATTTGCTCGATTGTATCTGTTCCAGAAATGCCAACTGCTGTTTTGGTTTGTAatcctaaattatatgtttaaatactttgGCTTCATCTATTGCTTGctgtattaatttaatacacTGCtcataattataaattcgTGATGAGTGGActgaataaaattaatgattacTGTCTGATGAAACAATTAGATAGCCCTTGGAActaattttgtttttagAGGTAATCCTAGCATTAgaaatttaaatacttgAGATTGCGCCTAACTTCATCATCTAACCAATCTGCTGTGTCAATATGAAACCGCAATTGGACTTTAGTTTCTGactatataacaatatttggaaTACCTTATTGACACTTTGCCCGCCAGGGCCGGAAGATCTACTGTATTTAGCAGTTAATTTATTCCTAGGTACAATAGAAATGTGTCTACATGGGAATTTGTGAAGATTTTGTAAATAGTgcatattgtacaaattagAAATCAAAAGTTTTGAGTGtataaactattttttCGTAGTTTTTTTGGACTTTTTAGatctatatatattcataaacAAAACAACCACTATAAATGAGGCACATAATCCAATCACTCCATATATGGCTTTCCCAAATAAGGGTTGGCTATCGATCCTAAGGGGGGAATAACTAGTGCTGGCAAACATTGAATGCTCGTCCATTACATGTTTAGGTATGGTTCCAGGCAGTCCCAGTTTAGTAGATTCACTAGACACATCAATTTGGTTATTTGGTGAATTATTCATAGCATTGGCCGTTATTTCGTAATGAGGATGGAATGTAGTTGGTTGCATAACTTCCATATGTTGTGTTGGAATAGCCATTTTCATATTTGGCACATATTCCATTGTCGCAGTTTGAATAGGCTGAGTATTTTGTGGAACTTGATCTGCAAATTTTGGATGTACTGCTGCCTTTGAGTCAAGCAATCCTTGTTTGTGATACATTGGAGCAATAGGGCCCCTAAGAAACCTTGAAAGTGATTTTGAGGATGCATTGAGGCCAGTAACTCCGGCATTAACTAATGAATCCATTTTAATAGCTGACTAATCTATTGATGCTTATTCTTTCATAGTTATGCTTTCTGCAACAAATTGCACTCACATATCcattattcattataatATCACTTATACACTTTTAAGTCGGcacatatatatgattaGTGATATCTAAATGTGTAATGTATTTAAACTAATCCTATGTATTATTTCTAATTATGCAATCGTCTgtggtaaaattaatgaaaagAATCCATTAAGCGTCACTAATGTAATTGCTTATCGTTCTAATAATTCTCAATGCCAATTCTTTTGTGGTATTTGGAATTTCAGAAGCGATAAAGGCATGGGAGTAGAgatcaaaattgttaataacTTCTGATTTTAAGAAAAAAATACTGATTGAGTAAATTAGGAATATTGTTGGCCATATATTaaccaaaaatatattgtcaaTTGTTTTAGCCACAGGTGCGAcgaaaaaatttattactaGCCAGATGTACACGACTTTGAGAAAGTGTTTGGCGTTGTCTTTATCATCATGGGCAGCAACTGACAAACCGATAGAGGCAGGAAGTACAAATCCGAATGAGTATCCCAGAAAATTgaatagataatttattttcattatttttggATGTCAATATATAGGACTCCAATATGTTACATCAATCtagtgtatatattatcagcCCCATCACTCCCACACCTGCTGTAAACATATACTTTGCCATTAATGAAACATTGGaattaaaataacaattttggattGCATTTAACTTATTGTTAATACTATCTAAACATTGTCGACagaacatatatatatatatatatatgtgcCCGTTGAGCAATTTTCtataaaatcaaatgaattgCCGTGTAGATACCATGGAAGGATGTGCTAAATGTGTAAAagtttgaaaaaattatttaaaaagtCACTAATATGCATAAGTAGGTTTTCTACCCTTCAATTCTATCCTCTTAGGTACAAGTGCCTCAATGTCAATATCTTCATCCTAAATATACAGTTAAATACCTCCTGTGAATTCTCATCGGTACTATGCTCACTAGCCTCTGTTTCTCCCATAAACCAATTATGCCAATGCAATAACTGAATTAGTGTCGAATCTGCCTTTGCCCTGGTCAGCCTTTAGACTTCGGGTCATATAGGATGCGTAGCATGTAacatttggaaatattacataaatttCTTATATGAACATAGTAATACATCATGATAATGATGTAAATTTACAGTGTAAAGGTTATTACACgtaaatatttgttcaatTATACACATTATGTAACAATGTATTCTATAAATGGcaaaatatgaatatataaacaaacaTGACATGGAAGAATAGAGTGTAACCATAATTTCTCCTTAATTGATTAAGGGACAATATTTGAAACAAAATTAGTTACTTACTTGAAACATGATAGTTATTTTTGACGGTATTTCTGATGAATTATCTTGGAACCATTCATTGAACGAAGAATGCGATATTATCCCACAGCAATATAGGGAATCAAACACTGCTTCAATAAGGAACAGATCGTTACTAAGGGAAGGTAAATTCCAGTAATTGCATATTATGgatatttgatttagtAAGTGGAGTTCATGGTTCTTAATATTGCTAATTCCAATAAGGTATTTAAGCCATCCCTTAATTTTACTCATAAGGGCATTGGATTGTTCTAGAGTCTTGACGTCAGACATCTTGCACACAATATAGCATAAAGCTACAACTGAAGGTACAATGGTTTCAAAGCAATTGTTTGAATTGTTCTCAATAGAAACACTATTTATATGATCCACCATTGTGCTGTAATCAGTCGCAccattttcaaaaatcTGTATTGTAGTATCGAGAACCAGTTTAGCTCTCTCAGGATCACAGTTAAACAGTGCATTGTACGAAagtatttcatttttacaGGCCTCTTCCAGTTCCTTCTGTTTTCTGATAGCTACCATCCTAGACTTTAGGGCTAGATCTATTTCGGCACCTGTATCATCAGTATCATTGATATTGGCTATGGATTTACTTTGAGTCTTAACTGATTTATTAGTTAACTCAGTGACACCATTATCAATAGAAGCTTGTTGTTCCATAACAAAATctttattatttgtgaCTAAGGATCGTGAGTTTACAGAATCTAACTTATTCTCTGCTTCAGACTTTGCTTTTGATCCCTTCGGTAAAAGTTTCAATTTCAATCGTTGGGGACGGGTGTCAACATGTTCCGATTTTTTGGAACCAAATCGAGAATCCGACCTTTGACAAGAAGAATCCCTCCAATTCTTATCCGGGGATTCCCTAGATAATGTCCTAAGATTAGACCAGGaatcatcatttaattCAGGGCTACATCCTTTGGAAGCCACTCTTCTAATGTTACTGAAAGAACCATCGGTTTTTTCACGAGTATCATCATCAATCCTCCATGAACTAGTGACATCCTCACCGTCTCTAAATCCCCTACTCTCCGAATTAAACCTATCATCATATCTTCTATTTCTATACCCCGGCTTTTGCTTATCATCTGCACTAGAGGgtggtatttttatatccaCCAGTTTAAACATATTCTGAAGACTCGTCAAATTTACAACGGTGCATTTCTTCCGTACCATTTTCACAGTTAAAGAAAAAACtcataaattatctacaaGATAGGTATGAAcgtaaaaatttgaaaatgtgGTAATGAATGGCTTATACAGAAAAGTATGTTATAAAATGGAGAATAATTGCCCCATGTGTAATAACACTTTAGTCCGTCATTATTTATTCTACataattaaacatttctctctgaaaatatttatgatgCCAGTATCAACACATTAACTCATAATATTATGTGTCTTTCTACTAGtgttacatattattattaaatgtgATATTCGACACATTAGTTAAATATTAGCAAATAATTGCACAAAGAAACTCTGTTATTGAGTTATTGGTTATTATTTCTTTACTCTTACTGTAATTCTGTGATAGTTATGGCAAAGTAAGTAGTGGAATATGTGGAGTTGCAGTAGAGATAAAATGCCTAAATTATTggttaatataataatatttaattgtatatagtAGGTGTGGtgatatttgcaaattaattattgagTATTTAAATAGCTA
Coding sequences within it:
- a CDS encoding Uncharacterized protein PF11_0207 (overlaps_old_locusTagID:BBM_II01545;~overlaps_old_locusTagID:BBM_II01550) → MVRKKCTVVNLTSLQNMFKLVDIKIPPSSADDKQKPGYRNRRYDDRFNSESRGFRDGEDVTSSWRIDDDTREKTDGSFSNIRRVASKGCSPELNDDSWSNLRTLSRESPDKNWRDSSCQRSDSRFGSKKSEHVDTRPQRLKLKLLPKGSKAKSEAENKLDSVNSRSLVTNNKDFVMEQQASIDNGVTELTNKSVKTQSKSIANINDTDDTGAEIDLALKSRMVAIRKQKELEEACKNEILSYNALFNCDPERAKLVLDTTIQIFENGATDYSTMVDHINSVSIENNSNNCFETIVPSVVALCYIVCKMSDVKTLEQSNALMSKIKGWLKYLIGISNIKNHELHLLNQISIICNYWNLPSLSNDLFLIEAVFDSLYCCGIISHSSFNEWFQDNSSEIPSKITIMFQLLHWHNWFMGETEASEHSTDENSQEDEDIDIEALVPKRIELKGRKPTYAY
- a CDS encoding hypothetical protein (overlaps_old_locusTagID:BBM_II01535), with the protein product MDSLVNAGVTGLNASSKSLSRFLRGPIAPMYHKQGLLDSKAAVHPKFADQVPQNTQPIQTATMEYVPNMKMAIPTQHMEVMQPTTFHPHYEITANAMNNSPNNQIDVSSESTKLGLPGTIPKHVMDEHSMFASTSYSPLRIDSQPLFGKAIYGVIGLCASFIVVVLFMNIYRSKKSKKTTKK
- a CDS encoding hypothetical protein (overlaps_old_locusTagID:BBM_II01540), with product MKINYLFNFLGYSFGFVLPASIGLSVAAHDDKDNAKHFLKVVYIWLVINFFVAPVAKTIDNIFLVNIWPTIFLIYSISIFFLKSEVINNFDLYSHAFIASEIPNTTKELALRIIRTISNYISDA
- a CDS encoding Peptidyl-tRNA hydrolase ICT1 mitochondrial (overlaps_old_locusTagID:BBM_II01530); amino-acid sequence: MHYLQNLHKFPCRHISIVPRNKLTAKYSRSSGPGGQSVNKSETKVQLRFHIDTADWLDDEVRRNLKITSKNKISSKGYLIVSSDIHSSRIYNYEQCIKLIQQAIDEAKDYKPKQQLAFLEQIQSSKSPQEILNYKLKRREEKFKFKRLKRMKNFCE